In Spinacia oleracea cultivar Varoflay chromosome 5, BTI_SOV_V1, whole genome shotgun sequence, a single window of DNA contains:
- the LOC110801111 gene encoding protein FAR1-RELATED SEQUENCE 5-like: MGFFWMLMCKLSKEYQVNCALFLSLMASGEVDMLSQGSSSSVTQSVGVIINEPSSSSVGTPRVFTSLSPGGTREWIPSCSEELKPIVGMNFKDPEEGLSFYKAYATASGFTSTKSTTTRRKKTGVVAFQYVVCNKEGFKASRKPVVEAVEDKSDKARSTRRRMLTRIGCGAQMCMKNINGSYVVTYFKEEHNHPLYTPGCAKIHKYGRKMSILHKKIIIDNSKVNIGPVKSFRIMKELTGSYDNVGASKQDFKKIQRDLKALIEGSDAQMFINNFQNKKLLWSAFFYDYELDEEDHLCRAFWADPICRKNCALFGDMVSFDTTFKTNRYNMIFGPFTGVDHHKKCITFAAALISNEDIVSFEWVFKIFVKAMGGNEPLCLITDEDPAMKVAFPKVFRSTEHRFCMWHIMKKMPDKVCRDLPPDSDFLQKICKAVWSEEIEPAEFEERWAKVISEFKLENHDWLLQIYEKREMWILAYFRDLFLYGIMRTTSRSESENNFYTKFTNPHLTLVEFYMRFESALDAQRHTQGENDNSSKHKHPECKTRSAIEKFSSEVYTTTVFYEFQDEVESALFSCGLDGFKKEFGLDVYTIGEGCRVRKFDVLFNVETFDTSCLCKSFERQGIPCRHMVWVWKAKHIQKFPRLMCLTDGV, translated from the exons ATGGGGTTTTTCTGGATGCTGATGTGTAAGCTTTCTAAGGAGTATCAG gTTAATTGTGCTCTGTTTTTATCTTTAATGGCTTCTGGTGAAGTTGATATGTTATCTCAGGGTTCTAGTTCATCAGTTACTCAATCAG TTGGAGTTATTATTAATGAACCATCAAGTTCTTCTGTTGGTACTCCTAGAGTGTTTACTTCATTGAGTCCTGGTGGTACTAGAGAATGGATTCCTTCTTGTTCTGAGGAGTTAAAACCTATTGTCGGAATGAATTTTAAAGATCCCGAGGAAGGTTTATCCTTTTATAAAGCTTATGCTACTGCTTCAGGTTTCACTTCTACAAAAAGTACTACTACAAGAAGGAAGAAGACTGGTGTAGTTGCGTTCCAGTATGTCGTATGCAATAAAGAAGGTTTTAAGGCGTCTCGTAAGCCTGTTGTGGAAGCTGTTGAAGATAAATCAGATAAGGCTCGTTCTACACGAAGGCGAATGCTTACTCGTATTGGTTGTGGTGCTCAAATGTGTATGAAAAACATTAATGGATCATATGTTGTGACATACTTCAAAGAAGAACATAATCATCCTCTATACACTCCTGGTTGTGCTAAAATTCATAAGTATGGGAGGAAAATGAGTATTTTGCATAAGAAGATTATTATTGATAATTCAAAG GTTAACATTGGTCCAGTGAAGTCCTTTAGAATAATGAAGGAGTTAACTGGATCATATGACAATGTTGGTGCATCAAAGCAagatttcaaaaaaattcagaGAGATTTGAAGGCATTAATTGAAGGATCCGATGCACAAATGTTTATCAACAATTTTCAGAATAAAAAGTTATTATGGAGTGCGTTCTTTTATGATTATGAGTTAGATGAAGAAGATCATCTCTGTAGAGCATTTTGGGCAGATCCTATTTGTAGAAAGAATTGTGCTCTTTTTGGAGATATGGTTTCATTTGATACTACATTTAAAACAAATAG GTACAATATGATATTTGGGCCATTTACTGGAGTTGATCACCATAAAAAGTGTATTACCTTTGCTGCTGCCCTTATATCTAATGAGGATATAGTGTCTTTTGAGTgggtttttaaaatatttgtgaAGGCAATGGGAGGTAATGAGCCTCTCTGTTTGATTACTGATGAAGATCCTGCAATGAAAGTTGCCTTTCCCAAAGTGTTTCGGTCTACAGAGCATCGGTTTTGCATGTGGCATATTATGAAAAAGATGCCTGATAAAGTGTGTCGTGATCTTCCACCAGATTCTGACTTTCTACAAAAGATTTGCAAAGCTGTTTGGAGTGAAGAGATTGAACCGGCTGAGTTTGAAGAGAGGTGGGCTAAGGTTATTAGtgaatttaagttggaaaaccATGACTGGTTGTTGCAAATTTATGAGAAGCGTGAAATGTGGATTCTGGCTTATTTTAGGGATTTATTCTTGTATGGTATTATGCGAACCACATCAAGGTCAGAGAGTGAGAATAACTTTTATACTAAGTTCACTAATCCACATCTTACCCTTGTTGAGTTTTACATGAGATTCGAAAGTGCTTTGGATGCTCAACGCCATACTCAAGGTGAAAATGATAATTCTTCTAAACATAAACATCCTGAATGCAAAACACGTTCTGCCATAGAGAAATTTTCTTCTGAAGTTTACACGACAACTGTTTTTTATGAGTTTCAAGACGAGGTTGAATCAGCTCTTTTCTCTTGTGGGCTTGATGGTTTTAAGAAAGAATTTGGATTGGATGTTTATACTATTGGAGAAGGTTGTCGTGTCCGTAAGTTTGATGTTCTTTTTAATGTTGAAACATTTGATACTAGTTGTTTATGCAAGTCATTTGAAAGGCAAGGGATTCCTTGTAGGCATATGGTTTGGGTTTGGAAGGCAAAACATATTCAAAAATTCCCGAGGCTTATGTGCTTAACCGATGGAGTATAA
- the LOC110801110 gene encoding uncharacterized protein has protein sequence MACKKPIFDLEGNELEQCVQVVDRKRLLNDLWSEIHSCVSLAQGNELTLSALVDNLRSLSFDLESQSSIVDGLSGSVSSKAQDIELLIGASVPTEILIKPPKVSKNKGTGVHVQGSGSDERLKSDKEKAVEQSKKKKRLCKGCKKLGYHDIRNCPEKEK, from the coding sequence ATGGCATGTAAGAAGCCTATTTTTGATTTAGAAGGGAATGAGTTGGAGCAATGTGTCCAAGTTGTAGATAGGAAGAGATTGTTGAATGATTTGTGGAGTGAAATTCATTCTTGTGTGAGTTTGGCTCAAGGGAATGAATTGACACTTAGTGCTCTTGTGGACAATCTACGATCATTGAGCTTTGATTTGGAATCTCAAAGTAGTATTGTTGATGGATTGAGTGGTAGTGTTTCTAGCAAAGCTCAAGATATTGAATTGCTTATTGGAGCTAGTGTGCCTACTGAAATTTTGATTAAACCGCCTAAAGTATCAAAGAACAAAGGAACCGGGGTTCATGTTCAAGGTAGTGGAAGTGATGAACGGTTGAAGAGTGATAAAGAAAAAGCTGTTGAACAAAGTAAAAAGAAGAAGAGGTTGTGTAAAGGATGTAAGAAGTTGGGTTACCATGATATTCGTAATTGTCCcgaaaaagaaaagtaa
- the LOC110802907 gene encoding uncharacterized protein, producing the protein MESGDENAIDSLNNCENTRKIEHMQREEAENAIDSSLNAPSTEEKATNTNENMERIDGEQETVLQTTSTESTISIQKSVPETEYNIVPQPKERIKHTMKFTTEEVQTTSEVIPIKRVQPPKKVTFKIKGDLHEVKAVPILAHDQRNESKILEIPTENKESEKLEDNTKEHQKEEVPLKNKKDTECVKAEPTKSEEKKKEKKDDDELRLPTVTTHSNELEASSPGTKAIIEEKEDEELEIAIQLAIANSLENIVSKDESNKEKKDDEQVNHNDQKEKEEVLVETENEETDDEEVGDDEKNDNNDREIPRTATGWENVKRSTGCPIEKKNSREEDDNVEGDENQNTDDDEDQNTEDDEEENDENESANLKSTSRQEVNEEDENINNDEIVAFPPRKMKRKSVAPKTKFQSGIIEKQAEDPVEKDDEETDDDILISQFRVARTQPLRKRTKKEKNATTKKEEENDENAVEKRGKGVVQKKAARALGTRTPTRKSLRLQESEKAVEEKEEEREIVKETKRRVGRIPRKTLKKEESDIDEENEEDDENYEVEKEEEEEEEEEDTEEEEKPFNKRKRQQLQISEIDEDAKPIVPKQKKKVVLYQKILPTQLIELIKKMSDEHKEAIRKIGFGGFLSLSMENHNSALADYIVTSSNVDRQSIVLPGSGENFVTPEDVHQVYGVPLGGEEIVEPENEDIDDNYVEFLATWRKIFKLRKGSPTNLPLIARIKDLMLEPVSNEFIWNFVIAAVNSCMRSTNNPQVYIRFMYSCMNTNTIANLDWSTFVYRHWKKSVCEWKAETSFYTGPLPFLLVLYFDRLQRGGQQVPREIPLLTVWNRERMTNRIAIEKARGFG; encoded by the exons ATGGAGTCAGGTGACGAAAATGCGATTGATTCATTGAACAACTGCGAAAATACAAG GAAAATCGAGCACATGCAAAGGGAGGAAGCTGAAAACGCAATCGATTCTAGTCTCAATGCTCCTTCAACAGAAGAAAAAGCTACAAATAC GAATGAGAATATGGAAAGAATAGACGGTGAACAAGAGACCGTGTTGCAAACAACTTCAACTGAATCAACAATTTCAATTCAAAA GAGTGTTCCTGAAACTGAATACAATATAGTCCCTCAACCGAAAGAAAGGATTAAACATACCATGAAATTTACTACTGAAGAGGTTCAAACCACTTCTGAAGTAATTCCAATCAAGAG GGTTCAACCACCAAAAAAAGTTACATTCAAAATTAAGGGTGATCTTCATGAAGTGAAGGCGGTACCTATATTGGCCCATGATCAAag gaatgaatcgaaaattttgGAAATACCAACTGAGAATAAAGAATCTGAGAAGTTGGAAGATAACACAAAAGAGCATCAAAAGGAAGAGGTGCccctgaaaaataaaaaagatacaGAATGTGTCAAGGCAGAGCCAACCAAATCAGAGgaaaagaagaaagagaagaaagacGATGATGAGTTAAGGTTGCCAACTGTTACAACTCATTCAAATGAGTTAGAAGCATCATCTCCGGGAACAAAAGCAATTATTGAAGAAAAAGAAGATGAGGAGTTAGAAATTGCAATACAATTGGCAATTGCAAACTCGTTGGAAAACATTGTTTCAAA GGATGAATCcaacaaagaaaaaaaggatGATGAACAAGTTAATCATAATGatcaaaaggaaaaggaagaagTCCTCGTGGAAACTGAAAATGAAGAAACAGATGATGAAGAAGTTGGTGATGATGAAAAGAATGACAACAATGACCGAGAAATACCAAGAACAGCTACAGG GTGGGAGAATGTTAAGAGATCAACTGGTTGCCCAATAGAGAAAAAGAATTCCAGGGAAGAGGATGATAATGTAGAAGGTGATGAAAATCAGAACACTGACGATGATGAAGATCAAAACACAGAAGATGATGAAGAGGAGAACGATGAGAATGAATCTGCAAACCTCAAATCAACTTCAAG GCAGGAAGTTAATGAAGAAGATGAGAACATTAACAATGATGAAATTGTTGCATTTCCTCCAAGAAAAATGAAGAGAAAAAGCGTTGCACCAAAGACAAAATTTCAATCAGGGATCATTGAAAAACAAGCTGAAGATCCAGTGGAAAAAGACGATGAAGAAACAGATGATGATATATTGATTAGTCAATTCAGAGTAGCAAGGACACAACCactaagaaaaagaacaaaaaaggaaaagaatgcaacaacaaaaaaagaagAGGAAAATGATGAAAATGCTGTTGAAAAGAGAGGAAAAGGAGTGGTACAGAAAAAGGCAGCAAGGGCCTTGGGAACAAGAACACCAACAAGAAAAAGCTTAAGATTGCAAGAAAGTGAGAAAGCTGTTGAAGAaaaagaggaagagagagagattGTAAAGGAAACAAAAAGGAGAGTTGGGAGAATACCCCGTAAAACACTGAAGAAAGAAGAATCTGACATAGATGAAGAAAATGAGGAAGATGATGAAAATTATGAGgtggaaaaagaagaagaagaagaagaagaagaagaagacacAGAAGAGGAGGAAAAGCCATTCAACAAGAGAAAGAGACAACAATTACAG ATATCGGAGATCGATGAGGATGCAAAGCCAattgttccaaagcaaaagaaaaaggtGGTGTTGTATCAGAAAATTCTCCCAACCCAATTGATAGAACTTATCAAGAAAATGTCTGACGAGCACAAGGAAGCTATCAGGAAAATTGGATTTGGGGGATTTCTGAGTCTGAGCATGGAAAATCACAATTCAGCATTGGCAGATTACATAGTGACAAGCTCGAATGTAGACCGACAGTCAATCGTTCTGCCCGGAAGTGGTGAAAATTTTGTCACACCTGAAGACGTTCATCAGGTCTATGGTGTACCATTGGGAGGGGAAGAGATTGTGGAGCCAGAAAATGAAGACATTGATGATAATTACGTAGAGTTCTTAGCAACATGGAGAAAAATTTTCAAGCTAAGGAAGGGAAGCCCAACAAACTTGCCACTAATTGCTAGAATAAAGGACCTGATGCTTGAACCAGTATCCAATGAGTTCATTTGGAACTTCGTCATTGCTGCAGTGAACTCCTGTATGAGATCAACCAACAACCCACAAGTATACATCAGATTCATGTACAGctgtatgaacacaaacacgaTTGCTAATCTGGATTGGAGCACGTTTGTGTACAGACATTGGAAGAAATCTGTATGTGAATGGAAAGCTGAAACTTCTTTCTATACGGGACCTCTACCATTCCTCTTG GTGTTGTACTTTGATCGGTTACAAAGAGGAGGCCAACAAGTACCAAGAGAAATCCCACTTTTAACAGTGTGGAATAGAGAAAGAATGACAAACAGAATTGCCATTGAAAAAGCAAGAGGATTTGGATAA
- the LOC110801132 gene encoding uncharacterized protein, which translates to MVKGIDELTEDERKALRRRKFAPLPPKPSSSCSSSLPRLAHPGGPVTTNKAVALAKFLERKLQEPGGLDTLKPELIELAVKNAKETVNASGTSKHGKIIRHVTSFDDNEDYSSKDWPTYEPKIKLKKEKKDKKKKKKKKKKNKKNKKVDDQ; encoded by the exons ATGGTGAAAGGAATCGACGAACTCACTGAAGACGAAAGAAAAGCTCTCCGACGCAGAAAATTTGCCCCTCTTCCTCCTAAGCCTTCGTCTTCGTGTTCGTCTTCTTTGCCCAG GCTTGCTCATCCTGGTGGACCTGTAACTACCAATAAGGCAGTTGCTTTAGCGAAGTTTCTTGAGAGGAAACTTCAGGAACCTGGTGGATTGGATACCTTGAAACCTGAACTTATTGAGCTAGCTGTCAAGAATGCGAAAGAGACTGTCAATGCTA GTGGAACTTCAAAACATGGAAAGATTATTCGACATGTCACTTCCTTTGATGATAATGAG GATTATTCATCCAAAGATTGGCCAACATATGAGCCAAAGATAAAATTgaagaaggaaaagaaagataagaagaagaagaagaagaagaagaagaaaaataaaaaaaataaaaag GTCGATGATCAATGA